In a single window of the Gossypium hirsutum isolate 1008001.06 chromosome A13, Gossypium_hirsutum_v2.1, whole genome shotgun sequence genome:
- the LOC107893809 gene encoding agamous-like MADS-box protein MADS2 isoform X1, whose translation MGRGRVELKRIENKINRQVTFAKRRNGLLKKAYELSILCDAEVALIIFSNRGKLYEFCSTSSMAKTLEKYNSYTYGALEPAQTEIDAQQSNYQEYLKLKSKVEVLQQSQRHFLGEEIADLGTKELEQLEHQLDFSLKKIRSTKMQLMIDQLSELQTKEEVLLETNRNLRMKLDESGPSMRSSWETGEQSIPYNHPPPPPQSEGFFEPLHCNNSLQIGYNPSSVTVEDTATASALAPSGFIPGWML comes from the exons ATGGGGAGAGGAAGAGTGGAGTTGAAGAGGATCGAGAACAAGATAAATCGACAGGTGACGTTTGCAAAGAGGAGGAATGGTTTGCTAAAGAAGGCTtatgagctttcaattctttgtGATGCTGAGGTTGCTCTTATCATTTTTTCTAATCGTGGCAAGCTCTATGAGTTTTGCAGCACTTCTAg CATGGCTAAGACACTTGAGAAGTACAACAGTTACACCTATGGAGCATTGGAACCTGCTCAAACAGAAATTGACGCACAG CAGAGCAATTACCAGGAATATTTAAAGCTCAAATCAAAAGTTGAGGTCCTTCAGCAATCACAGAG ACATTTTCTTGGGGAAGAGATAGCGGACCTGGGCACTAAGGAACTGGAGCAGCTTGAGCATCAGTTGGACTTCTCATTGAAGAAAATCAGGTCCACAAAG ATGCAGTTGATGATTGACCAACTTTCTGAACTGCAAACAAAG GAAGAAGTCCTACTGGAAACCAACAGAAACTTGAGAATGAAG TTGGATGAAAGTGGTCCATCAATGAGATCATCATGGGAAACGGGGGAGCAAAGCATTCCATACAACCATCCACCACCTCCTCCTCAGTCAGAGGGATTTTTTGAGCCTTTACACTGCAACAATTCACTGCAAATTGG ATACAACCCTAGTAGTGTAACAGTTGAGGACACTGCAACAGCCTCTGCACTTGCACCAAGTGGATTCATCCCTGGTTGGATGCTTTGA
- the LOC107893809 gene encoding agamous-like MADS-box protein MADS2 isoform X2, with amino-acid sequence MGRGRVELKRIENKINRQVTFAKRRNGLLKKAYELSILCDAEVALIIFSNRGKLYEFCSTSSMAKTLEKYNSYTYGALEPAQTEIDAQSNYQEYLKLKSKVEVLQQSQRHFLGEEIADLGTKELEQLEHQLDFSLKKIRSTKMQLMIDQLSELQTKEEVLLETNRNLRMKLDESGPSMRSSWETGEQSIPYNHPPPPPQSEGFFEPLHCNNSLQIGYNPSSVTVEDTATASALAPSGFIPGWML; translated from the exons ATGGGGAGAGGAAGAGTGGAGTTGAAGAGGATCGAGAACAAGATAAATCGACAGGTGACGTTTGCAAAGAGGAGGAATGGTTTGCTAAAGAAGGCTtatgagctttcaattctttgtGATGCTGAGGTTGCTCTTATCATTTTTTCTAATCGTGGCAAGCTCTATGAGTTTTGCAGCACTTCTAg CATGGCTAAGACACTTGAGAAGTACAACAGTTACACCTATGGAGCATTGGAACCTGCTCAAACAGAAATTGACGCACAG AGCAATTACCAGGAATATTTAAAGCTCAAATCAAAAGTTGAGGTCCTTCAGCAATCACAGAG ACATTTTCTTGGGGAAGAGATAGCGGACCTGGGCACTAAGGAACTGGAGCAGCTTGAGCATCAGTTGGACTTCTCATTGAAGAAAATCAGGTCCACAAAG ATGCAGTTGATGATTGACCAACTTTCTGAACTGCAAACAAAG GAAGAAGTCCTACTGGAAACCAACAGAAACTTGAGAATGAAG TTGGATGAAAGTGGTCCATCAATGAGATCATCATGGGAAACGGGGGAGCAAAGCATTCCATACAACCATCCACCACCTCCTCCTCAGTCAGAGGGATTTTTTGAGCCTTTACACTGCAACAATTCACTGCAAATTGG ATACAACCCTAGTAGTGTAACAGTTGAGGACACTGCAACAGCCTCTGCACTTGCACCAAGTGGATTCATCCCTGGTTGGATGCTTTGA